The DNA sequence AAATGAAATCGGGCTTGGCAGAAATGCTCAAACATGGACTAATAACTGGAGAAACCTATTGGAATCATTTTAAAGATTTAGCAGAACTTTCATTAAATGACTTGGATCATTTAATTTATGATTCAATTATTATTAAAAAGAATGTGGTTGAAAAAGACCCATTTGAAGCAAACTTAAGAAAAACATTAAATTTTGGACACACTTTAGGTCATGCTATTGAATCTTACTTTTTAAGTAATTCAGAAAAAACAACACTGTTACACGGTGAAGCTATTGTTTTTGGAATGATTTTAGAATGTTATATATCATCTGAATTAACAGGTTTTCCTATAGAAACAACTAAAACTATTAAAAATTCATTCCTTAATTATTACGGTAAAGTAGATATTAACGAAAGTGAATATGACACGATTATAGAGCTGCTTAAATATGATAAAAAGAATGAGCACGGCAATATTAACTTTGTGTTATTAGAAGCTATTGGTATTCCAAAAATTGATTGCCTTGTAAGTGATGCTTTAATTTACAAAGCATTTAATTTTTATAAGTCATAATGTCTATAAAAAAATAGTTGTAACTTTATCTGAGTATTATAATTCTATTTGATTGAAATTATTGTTTCATTTAAAACGTTTTTGATATGAAAAAAGTTATTGTGGATTACAAAAAATTAACACCAGAAGTTCTTACTTTACTAACAGAAAAGTTTCCTGATGGCTATGGCGATGATGATATTATTAAATTTGACAACCATCATAATGAAACTATAGAAGCTGTAGAAATAAAAACAGAGGATGCCATTTATTTGGTTAAAGTAAGTAGCAAATTGCATTATACCATGACTAATTTTGATAGCGATTCGTTTGAAGTTAATGAATTAGGAAATGTTATTGTAGGTGCTGATGACAAAATAATACCTCCAACTATTTTAAGAGACGAAGAAGAATAATTAAAAATCTAACCATTACACATTCACTTTTTAAAAAGTAAAAAGACGACCTACTACACATGTTTCATTTTTTTCAAAAAAAACTATTCCTAAAAGATTTATTAGAAGGATTTGTTGATATTCATTGTCATATTTTACCAGGTATTGATGATGGCGCATCCAATATTACTGAATCTTTGGATTTAATAGACAAACTAACGCAGTTGGGAGTCTCTCAATTTGTAGCCACACCACATGTTATGCAGGATTTTTATCCTAATACTGACGAAACCATTGGTGATGCCTTTCAATCTCTTATTGAAGCAGTGTCAAGTTCATCAAAACTATCAAATATTGTTATTAATCCAGCAGCTGAATATATGATGGATGAATACTTTGAAGACCATGTGTTAAATAACAATTTATTTACTTTAAAAAAGAACATAGTATTGGTTGAAATATCTTATTTTCAAGCACCTATAAATCTAGAGGACATTATTAGAAAAATCAAAAAACATGGTTACAAACCTGTTTTAGCACACCCAGAACGTTATTTGTATTACCATAATAATAAGGAGTATTACCATCGGTTAAAGCAATTAGGATGTGATTTTCAACTAAACCTTTTATCTTTAAGTGATTATTACGGTACAAATGTCCAAAAAAAAGCGCAATATCTAATTGATGAAAAATTAATTGATTTTGTAGGTACAGATACTCATAACTTGAAACATATTGAAAAGTTAACGAATATAAAACTATCTAAAACTTTATATAAGAATTTAGAACCTTTAATTCAAGAAACTAATCACACCTTTTCTGTAATTTAAGCCTTACTCTTTCTCTTTCTAAACCAAGATTTCTTTTCAGAGGCTCCGTAACCATACTTAGCTCCATAGCCAAAATTAGACTGATCTACACCATTAACAACCAACATCATTCCATTAAGTTTTTTGTTAGCATGTAGTTCTTTAGGGAAGTTTAACAAACGTTTTTCAGTATAATTAGCACGCGTCATATAGATGGTATGCCCTGCAAATTGACTAAATAATAAAGTATCAGTAACTAACATGGATGGAGCTGTATCAACAACTACATAATCATACTGTTCAGAAACTTTATCAAAAAGCGGTTTCATTCTATTATTCATTAATAACTCTGCTGGATTAGGTGGAATTTTTCCAGATAACATCACATCTATTTTATTACCATTAATGTCATAAGAATTTATAGCTTCTCCAATTAGTATAGATTTGTCAGACAGATATTCGGTTAATCCTATTTTGGAAATATCATCACTTTTTTCAAGACCAAGTGAAAGTTGAATTTTAGGATTTCTAATATCAGCACCAATTAACAAAACTCTTTTATCTGTATTAGCTAAAGTAAGTGCCATATTTACACTAAAAAATGACTTTCCTTCTCCTTTTATCGTGGAAGTTGTAAAAATAACATTATTATAAGGTTTTAAGTCTCTACCCCTACTAATGTAATCAAAATTGGTTCTAATAATTCTAAAAGATTCCGACAACAAAGATCTATCGTTTCTCATTATTGTTGCTTCAGAAGATTTTCCTTTAATACTAGGTATTTCCCCTATAACTGGAATATTATTTATTTCTTTTTCTAAGTCTTCTTTATTATGAATTTTAGTATCCAATAAATCTTTCAAATAAATAATTCCAAATGGAATAAGTAATCCAATAAAAATAGACGCAAGATAAATCATCTTTTTATTAGGAAATACAGGAGAGTTGGTAGAATACGCTTCGTCAATGATTTTAGAGTTTGCCGAAGTAGCAGTAAGTGATATGGTAGCTTCTTCTCTTTTCTGTAATAAATAAAGGTATAAGGATTCTTTTACCCCTTGCTTTCTTTCAATCGATCTTAATTTACGCTCTTGCCCAGGAACCGAATATATTTTAGAATTAATTCTACTTGACTGATTTTCTAAACTGTTTATTCTAATATCAAGAGACCGTTTAGAACTTTCTATATTGTTTTTTAAACTTTGACGTATATTATTTAATGATTGATTTAATTCTAAAACCGTAGCGTTTTTTTCCCCAGCACTTTTTAATAAATTTTGTCTTTGCGATAAAACTTCATTATATCTTAAAGAAAGTGCATCTAATGATGGATCGCCAATACTAACATTTATAGGTTCATACGAACCAGAATCTATAGCAAGAGACTCATCAACATAATCTAATATATTTTTCTGAGTTCTACTTACATTTAATTGTTCTT is a window from the Pseudalgibacter alginicilyticus genome containing:
- the aroB gene encoding 3-dehydroquinate synthase, with translation MNSFAANDCMIHFNEVCYASINEHLKKNNFSKIFILVDNNTHSLCLPSFLEKLETTSTIEIIEIEDGEINKTIETCVGVWNALSELDADRKSLLINIGGGVITDLGGFVASTFKRGIAYINVPTTLLAMVDASVGGKTGVDLGHLKNQVGVISTPQMVLVDTSFLNTLAENQMKSGLAEMLKHGLITGETYWNHFKDLAELSLNDLDHLIYDSIIIKKNVVEKDPFEANLRKTLNFGHTLGHAIESYFLSNSEKTTLLHGEAIVFGMILECYISSELTGFPIETTKTIKNSFLNYYGKVDINESEYDTIIELLKYDKKNEHGNINFVLLEAIGIPKIDCLVSDALIYKAFNFYKS
- a CDS encoding tyrosine-protein phosphatase; translation: MFHFFQKKLFLKDLLEGFVDIHCHILPGIDDGASNITESLDLIDKLTQLGVSQFVATPHVMQDFYPNTDETIGDAFQSLIEAVSSSSKLSNIVINPAAEYMMDEYFEDHVLNNNLFTLKKNIVLVEISYFQAPINLEDIIRKIKKHGYKPVLAHPERYLYYHNNKEYYHRLKQLGCDFQLNLLSLSDYYGTNVQKKAQYLIDEKLIDFVGTDTHNLKHIEKLTNIKLSKTLYKNLEPLIQETNHTFSVI
- a CDS encoding GumC family protein, which produces MLNQNNSNNSIEPITEGFNLKQTIATYLKHWKWFVLSGVICICFAYFKIRYTIPEYVAYAKIMLLDENDGTANSVFKDLSLFSENEEAKVDDEIQAILSREFLKSLVKKLKLNVTYYSKGRINETELYKSEPINISFIASDSIIDQTNFNFFVDILSDTEFNYRLLEDGESKTYKFGEIIPTFFGEMIITPKIENIGNSNSNTIRVRLSSVLSIAESLKNRIAIYPSGQSSKVLTISLQDPLVDKAKTIINTLIVEYNKETINQKNIRSKKTADFINERVELIASDLVNVDDSIVRFKTGNKITDVTSEAGQFLASSAQNEEQLNVSRTQKNILDYVDESLAIDSGSYEPINVSIGDPSLDALSLRYNEVLSQRQNLLKSAGEKNATVLELNQSLNNIRQSLKNNIESSKRSLDIRINSLENQSSRINSKIYSVPGQERKLRSIERKQGVKESLYLYLLQKREEATISLTATSANSKIIDEAYSTNSPVFPNKKMIYLASIFIGLLIPFGIIYLKDLLDTKIHNKEDLEKEINNIPVIGEIPSIKGKSSEATIMRNDRSLLSESFRIIRTNFDYISRGRDLKPYNNVIFTTSTIKGEGKSFFSVNMALTLANTDKRVLLIGADIRNPKIQLSLGLEKSDDISKIGLTEYLSDKSILIGEAINSYDINGNKIDVMLSGKIPPNPAELLMNNRMKPLFDKVSEQYDYVVVDTAPSMLVTDTLLFSQFAGHTIYMTRANYTEKRLLNFPKELHANKKLNGMMLVVNGVDQSNFGYGAKYGYGASEKKSWFRKRKSKA